One Mugil cephalus isolate CIBA_MC_2020 chromosome 10, CIBA_Mcephalus_1.1, whole genome shotgun sequence genomic window carries:
- the LOC125015015 gene encoding E3 ubiquitin-protein ligase TRIM21-like: MSAVSCPLSEDQFLCSICLEVFTDPVSTPCGHNFCKKCITEHWKINVQCQCPMCKRAYGTRPELFVNTFISEMVAQFKWSAKHKANTSSSEQQVAKPGEIPCDVCSGTKLKALKSCLVCLASYCESHLEPHRTMSGLKRHQLMDPVEDLEGRMCMKHDKLLELFCKTDQVCVCMLCTVLDHKTHEVVPLKVECEEKKTKLKITEEEIQKMIQKKQVKIQEIKHSVKLSKEDADREIAKGVKVFTALRESVDRSQTELMKTIEKKQRTTEKQAEGFIRELEEEISELKKRSFEVEQLSHSDDHFPLIHNFSSMNAVPPTKDWTEASVHQPLYEGTVRRAVTQLEETLSEQTKELLEDELKTVQRYAVDVTLDPDTANHRLILSEDGKQVNDSDQVKNVPDNPERFSSCTCVLGKQGFSTGRFYYEVQVKGKTDWTLGVVRESVNRKVNIILSPQSGYWTLCLRYRNEHFVAADTLVRLSLRSKPEKVGVFVNYEEGLVSFYDAEVAALIYSFTGCCFTEKLFPYFSPCNNDDGNNSTPLIISPVSCARVGQLCV, translated from the coding sequence ATGTCTGCTGTCAGCTGTCCTCTGTCTGAAGATCAGTTTctgtgctccatctgtctggaggTGTTCACTGATCCAGTCAGCACACCATGCggacacaacttctgcaagAAGTGCATCACCGAACACTGGAAGATTAATGTTCAGTGCCAGTGTCCCATGTGTAAAAGGGCTTACGGCACGAGACCTGAACTATTTGTCAACACGTTCATCTCTGAGATGGTCGCTCAGTTCAAATGGTCAGCTAAACACAAAGCCAACACCAGCAGCTCCGAGCAACAAGTTGCCAAACCTGGAGAGATTCCCTGTGACGTCTGTAGTGGAACCAAACTGAAGGCCTTGAAGTCCTGCCTGGTATGTCTGGCCTCGTACTGTGAGTCTCACCTGGAACCTCATCGGACAATGTCAGGCCTGAAGAGACATCAGCTGATGGACCCTGTGGAGGACCTGGAAGGAAGGATGTGTATGAAGCACGATAAACTGCTGGAGCTGTTCTGTAAGACCGAccaggtgtgtgtctgcatgctcTGCACCGTTTTAGACCACAAGACTCATGAGGTTGTTCCTCTGAAAGTAGAATGTGAGGAAAAGAAGACCAAGTTGAAAATAACTGAAGAGGAAATTCAGAAGATGATCCAGAAGAAACAAGTGAAGATTCAGGAGATCAAACACTCAGTGAAACTTAGTAAGGAAGATGCAGACAGAGAAATAGCAAAAGGTGTTAAAGTCTTCACTGCTCTGAGGGAATCTGTTGATAGAAGCCAGACTGAGCTCATGAAGACCATTGAGAAGAAGCAGagaacaacagagaaacaggctgaaggcTTCATcagagagctggaagaggaaatCTCTGAGCTGAAGAAGAGAAGCTTTGAGGTGGAACAGCTCTCCCACTCTGATGATCACTTCCCCCTCATCCACAACTTCTCCTCCATGAATGCAGTTCCACCCaccaaggactggacagaggCCAGTGTCCATCAACCGTTATATGAAGGAACTGTGAGGAGAGCAgtgactcagctggaggagactcTCAGTGAACAGACGAAGGAGCTGTTGGAAGATGAGCTGAAGACAGTCCAGCGGTACGCAGTTGATGTGACCCTTGATCCTGATACAGCAAATCACAGACTCATCCTTTCAGAAGATGGAAAACAGGTGAATGATAGTGACCAAGTGAAGAATGTCCCAGACAACCCAGAGAGATTTTCTTCTTGCACTTGTGTCTTAGGAAAGCAGGGGTTCTCTACAGGAAGATTTTACTATGAGGTTCAAGTGAAAGGGAAGACTGACTGGACTTTAGGAGTGGTTAGAGAGTCTGTTAACAGGAAGGTAAATATTATACTGAGCCCACAGAGTGGTTACTGGACTTTATGTCTGAGGTACAGAAATGAGCACTTTGTTGCTGCCGATACACTGGTGCGTCTCTCTCTGAGGTCAAAGCCTGAGAAGGTGGGGGTTTTTGTAAACTATGAAGAAGGTCTGGTCTCCTTTTACGATGCAGAGGTTGCGGCTCTTATCTACTCATTCACTGGATGTTGTTTCACTGAGAAACTCTTCCCATACTTTAGCCCCTGTAACAATGATGATGGGAATAACTCCACCCCTCTGATCATCTCTCCTGTCAGTTGCGCAAGAGTTGGACAATTGTGTGTTTAA
- the dldh gene encoding dihydrolipoyl dehydrogenase, mitochondrial: MQSWTPLYRSLATRSHHLSCKLHGAAAVSVRTYADKAAIDADVTVVGSGPGGYVAAIKAAQLGFKTVCVEKNVTLGGTCLNVGCIPSKALLNNSYLYHMAHGKDFESRGIEISGISLNLEKMMAQKSGAVKALTGGIAHLFKQNKVTHVNGFGRVTGKNQVTATTADGSEQVINTKNILIATGSEVTPFPGIQIDEDTIVSSTGALSLKKVPEELIVIGAGVIGVELGSVWQRLGSKVTAVEFLGHVGGMGIDMEISKNFQRILQKQGLKFKLSTKVMGATRRPDGKIDVAVEAAAGGKNETLTCDVLLVCIGRRPFTQNLGLDSVGIELDNRGRIPVNNRFQTKVPSIFAIGDVVAGPMLAHKAEDEGIICVEGMAGGAVHIDYNCVPSVIYTHPEVAWVGKTEEQLKEEGVPYKVGKFPFAANSRAKTNADTDGLVKILSHKETDRMLGAHILGSGAGEMVNEAALAMEYGASCEDIARVCHAHPTVSEAFREANLAASFGKAINF, translated from the exons ATGCAAAGCTGGACACCACTCTACCGCTCTCTGGCCACG CGGAGCCACCACCTGTCCTGCAAGCTGCatggagctgcagctgtgtcTGTCAGAACCTATGCTGACAAAGCAGCAA TTGATGCAGATGTCACAGTAGTGGGCTCCGGTCCAGGCGGCTACGTCGCTGCCATCAAAGCAGCACAGCTCGGATTCAAG ACAGTATGTGTTGAGAAAAATGTCACCCTGGGAGGGACTTGTCTCAATGTCGGCTGCATCCCATCAAAG GCTTTGCTGAACAACTCCTATTTGTACCACATGGCTCACGGCAAGGACTTTGAAAGCAGAGGCATTGAAA tTTCCGGCATCTCTTTGAACCTGGAGAAGATGATGGCACAGAAGAGCGGGGCAGTCAAAGCTCTGACCGGAGGAATCGCACATCTTTTCAAACAGAACAAA GTGACCCATGTCAATGGTTTTGGGCGGGTTACTGGTAAGAACCAGGTGACTGCAACAACAGCCGATGGCAGTGAGCAAGTTATCAACACCAAGAACATCCTCATCGCCACCGGCTCCGAGGTCACACCCTTCCCTGGTATCCAG atTGATGAGGACACCATTGTGTCGTCGACAGGAGCTCTGTCCCTGAAGAAAGTGCCAGAGGAGCTGATTGTGATCGGAGCTGGAGTCATCGGGGTGGAGCTG GGTTCAGTGTGGCAGCGTTTGGGCTCTAAGGTGACGGCGGTGGAGTTCCTGGGCCATGTGGGTGGGATGGGCATCGACATGGAGATCTCCAAAAACTTCCAGCGCATCCTGCAGAAGCAGGGCCTCAAGTTCAAGCTCAGCACTAAAGTTATGGGAGCAACCAGGAGGCCTGACGGCAAGATCGATGTGGC GGTGGAAGCAGCAGCCGGAGGGAAGAACGAGACTCTGACGTGTGATGTGCTGCTGGTTTGCATCGGGAGACGACCTTTCACGCAGAACCTTGGTCTAGATTCTGTTGGCATCGAGCTGGACAACAGAGGTCGCATCCCCGTCAACAACCGTTTCCAGACCAAAGTTCCCAG tATTTTTGCTATTGGTGATGTGGTTGCTGGGCCGATGTTGGCCCACAAGGCGGAGGACGAAGGCATCATCTGTGTGGAGGGCATGGCCGGTGGCGCAGTGCACATCGATTACAACTGCGTTCCCTCTGTCATCTACACGCACCCAGAGGTGGCCTGGGTGGGCAAGACAGAGGAGCAACTTAAAGAGGAG GGTGTCCCGTACAAAGTTGGCAAGTTCCCCTTTGCAGCAAACAGTCGAGCCAAAACCAACGCCGACACTGACGGCTTGGTGAAGATCCTCagccacaaagagacagacaggatGCTGGGAGCTCACATCCTTGGATCA GGAGCAGGAGAGATGGTCAATGAAGCTGCCTTGGCCATGGAGTACGGAGCTTCCTGTGAGGACATTGCCCGAGTCTGCCACGCCCATCCC ACGGTGTCAGAAGCTTTCAGAGAAGCCAACCTGGCCGCCTCCTTTGGCAAAGCCATTAACTTCTGA
- the LOC125014424 gene encoding E3 ubiquitin/ISG15 ligase TRIM25-like, which yields MSAVSCPLSEDQFLCSICLEVFTDPVSTPCGHNFCKKCITEHWKTNVQCQCPMCKRAYDTRPELFVNTFISEMVAQFKWSAKHKANTSSSEQQVAKPGEIPCDVCSGTKLKALKSCLVCLASYCESHLEPHQTMSGLKRHQLMDPVEDLEGRMCMKHDKLLELFCKTDQVCVCMLCTVLDHKTHEVVLLKVECEEKKTKLKITEEEIQKMIQKKQVKIQEIKHSVKLSKEDADREIAKGVKVFTALRESVDRSQTELMKTIENKQRTTEKQAEGFIRELEEEISELKKRSFEVEQLSHSDDHLHLIQNFSSMNAAPPTKDWTEASVHQPLYGGTVRRAVTQLEETLSEQTKELLEDELKTVQQYAVDVTLDPDVVHPKPAQSHERGRASEQNRCRCVFSTKGFSSGRFYFEVMVKNWSTCTIGVAKQSKMKEIFRLSPDNGYWTASLKFSRGYVVSANPSFHLYTKLKPEKLAVFVDYEEGLVCFYVADPVALVYSFTGCNFTGKLHPFFSPCSNDGIHLHSADLNCVLQ from the coding sequence ATGTCTGCTGTCAGCTGTCCTCTGTCTGAAGATCAGTTTctgtgctccatctgtctggaggTGTTCACTGATCCAGTCAGCACAccatgtggacacaacttctgcaagAAGTGCATCACCGAACACTGGAAGACTAATGTTCAGTGCCAGTGTCCCATGTGTAAAAGGGCTTACGACACGAGACCTGAACTATTTGTCAACACGTTCATCTCTGAGATGGTCGCTCAGTTCAAATGGTCAGCTAAACACAAAGCCAACACCAGCAGCTCCGAGCAACAAGTTGCCAAACCTGGAGAGATTCCCTGTGACGTCTGTAGTGGAACCAAACTGAAGGCCTTGAAGTCCTGCCTGGTATGTCTGGCCTCGTACTGTGAGTCTCACCTGGAACCTCATCAGACAATGTCAGGCCTGAAGAGACATCAGCTGATGGACCCTGTGGAGGACCTGGAAGGAAGGATGTGTATGAAGCACGATAAACTGCTGGAGCTGTTCTGTAAGACTGAccaggtgtgtgtctgcatgctcTGCACCGTTTTAGACCACAAGACTCATGAGGTTGTTCTTCTGAAAGTAGAATGTGAGGAAAAGAAGACCAAGTTGAAGATAACTGAAGAGGAAATTCAGAAGATGATCCAGAAGAAACAAGTGAAGATTCAGGAGATCAAACACTCAGTGAAGCTTAGTAAGGAAGATGCAGACAGAGAAATAGCAAAAGGTGTTAAAGTCTTCACTGCTCTGAGGGAATCTGTTGATAGAAGCCAGACTGAGCTCATGAAGACCATTGAGAATAAGCAGagaacaacagagaaacaggctgaaggcTTCATcagagagctggaagaggaaatCTCTGAGCTGAAGAAGAGAAGCTTTGAGGTGGAACAGCTCTCCCACTCTGATGATCACCTCCACCTCATCCAGAACTTCTCCTCCATGAATGCAGCTCCACCCaccaaggactggacagaggCCAGTGTCCATCAACCGTTATATGGAGGAACTGTGAGGAGAGCAgtgactcagctggaggagactcTCAGTGAACAGACGAAGGAGCTGTTGGAAGATGAGCTGAAGACAGTCCAGCAGTATGCAGTTGATGTGACCCTTGATCCTGATGTAGTACATCCTAAACCAGCCCAGTCTCATGAGAGAGGACGCGCAAGTGAGCAGAATCGGTGCAGATGTGTCTTTTCAACAAAGGGTTTCTCCTCAGGAAGATTTTACTTTGAGGTGATGGTCAAAAACTGGTCCACATGTACTATAGGAGTGGCCAAACAgtccaaaatgaaagaaatattcCGTCTGAGCCCTGACAATGGTTACTGGACAGCGTCCCTGAAGTTCTCCCGTGGGTATGTTGTTTCTGCCAACccatcatttcatctttataCAAAGCTGAAGCCTGAGAAGTTGGCAGTTTTTGTGGATTATGAGGAAGGTCTGGTCTGCTTTTATGTTGCTGATCCAGTAGCTCTTGTCTACTCCTTTACTGGCTGCAACTTCACTGGAAAACTCCACCCATTCTTCAGTCCTTGTTCGAATGATGGCATTCATCTCCACAGCGCTGATTTGAATTGTGTATTACAGTGA